From the Papaver somniferum cultivar HN1 chromosome 2, ASM357369v1, whole genome shotgun sequence genome, the window ATTCTGCCTGCCTGTCTGTCTGTTCATCAAGGTCCCATGGGTGCAAGAGGGATAAAAATGGAATTACCAAAGTactgtttttttttggttttacggTTGATGCAGCATGGCATGGTTTGCGTATTATTAGAATGTGATATTTACCAAACGTACGTATTCCAGACATTGATATTTTTGTGATAGGTGAAATCTGAAATCGTAATCCTGATCCTTATGACATTTAGTTGGCATTTATGCTTATGTCAATCTTATCATAATATTTATGATAGAATGGGTAAGTTGCAAACTGAATACACCTCCATGGCAATCAGATAGTTGTTTTGGTTCTAGGACCACCTAAACCCTTCACTATTTTGACATATCCCAAACCacgtactttttttttttcctttctgcatttatttttcttcttttaatcagtaataaataaaaaaaatgaagtgCCGAACAAATGTTACGGAGAATAAAAGCATGAAAGAGGCAGGGGAACAGTTCTAAAAGCTCTAGATGCCATCTTTTACACCCTTAAATGTATATGATTAGACACATACATCCAGGAGGCAGGAGGTGTACCATGAGATGTCTTAGGTTGGTAAATCCTGGATTAGTTGCACATTTACGCATTTAAACTGACCAAATATACTTTGACTGTTCATAGGAAAACTAAAAGGTGCAATGAAATACCACAAATATACACTGTTTCGCATTAAACTCTTGAACTCACCGGTCAGATGCATACTCCAAATATAATCAAATCTGCAACAATTAATTCACGGCTAAATTTAGAATTGATGAGAATCAATAACTGCATGCATTATTGAGGCTATAGCATATCTCTGCTCAGACTGAGATGGAGATGATCATGAGGTCCCCCATTCTAGCCCAGTATTAAGACAGATCACTCATCCGTCAAACAGTACAATAACGTATGGTCTTTTACCACAGGATTTTTCTTTCAAACTAACATCACATCTTctaggatttttcttttcaattctCTTAGCAAACCATTACTGCCTAGGATGCTCCAATAATTGCACAGTGTCCGCTTCCGATGCACAGATGCATGGCGCAACCATACCATGGTCGCACATCACTCGAAAGTTTTAGTACAAATGTCCAAGTAAAATATAACCTGTTTGCCATCAAATTGTTAGTATGATTAAGAAAGAAATTCAGAAGACATACATATAATCAGTTTCAATCCTCTATGTTTTTCTTTTGGTTATTGAAGAACTCCCAAAGATCCAGATAGAGAGACGTGATGTATTTTTTTGTTGATTCTTCAAAACTACCTACGGAAGGCAAAGCAAAAAAGTTCATTGGAGGTTTCTGAGGTTTTAGAGAGCACGTACAGCAGAGCTCAGACTCACGAGTCGCACTTTTGTATGCAAAGAAAGAAGCTAATCAGATCTGACATATCAATGCAAGATTGAGGAATAGTATCAGCGATCTTTGACATAGACATAAAACATCTATTCCCCTCCCCTAATCCAGATATTGTCATACTGGTTATGGCCATGATTCAATTCGAGATTTTTTCTGAAGAATATACCCTCGGATGCGTTATTTAATAAAACATATAATTTGGATATAACTTAACTGCTGTTAAGCCAAAATATTAAATCAACGAGAACAAAATTTTGGTAATAGTTTCATTatgtcaaaaataaataaatgaagtatCAAGAACTGTGACAATTCAATCTTTTTAGTTGGAGATTTTTCTTCTAGTAACTTGTGTGTGTTTTCAAATACGACTTGAGTCCCTCCCGAAAATGAACCGCCTCATCCAGTCAGACACCACCATCGTCCTAGTACGCCAACTTACTTGCTTGCTGAATTTcacaaaggaaagaaaataacaaTGTTAAGTGAATTGAATAGCAAACTTTAGTTTGCATTTGACACATTGGATAGGTTTCCGCTGCAATTTTCCTAGTCGAGCTTCAACACTTCTAGGAATTGCATAAACATTAGAGTGTTCAGTTTTCGTAAAATGTAATCAGTGTAGTTTCCACCAAGATGGATGGCGTACCTTGCATAAACAGAATACCAAAGCCACTGAGAACTGTGACCAATCGAAACCCAATCACCAGGTAGTTGTGCTGCTGTTTGCTCTCCTCCAAGTGGAGCAAACTGCCCCAAATGTTTGTACCTGTtataatgtaaaaaaaaaaaaaaccaatagcATCAGAATCCCTTGCAGTCACGAGTCTCACGACAACTCAATCAGAATTGAATACAAAATGTGTTTTTGTAAGGAAGTTAGATCATACCTAAATGGATGGAACCTGTGACGTCCTTCACCCCTGATTCTAGGAGGGCCTACTGGATTCTTTTCGCGCTCAGCCATCTGGTTGAAACAGTTAGCCAGATATACTCCTTCTTGAGCAGcaacctacaaacacaaaaaagaTTATATATGTGAAGACATTTGGGTTTCAATGTAAGAAGGTACCTATGTATCTTCTGGTTCAAATTACAGACCCGATATAGCCATTGAACACTCAAAACTCACCTGACCAGTTGCAGGAAGCATTTTCATCTCTGAATCTACTTGGGAAAGAGCTGACTTGAACTTTTCAATATCCAACTCAGTACTATTATTCTTCCCTTCAGAATCTTTCAGAAGGTCAGAGATACCTTTCAACTTTTTATTCTTCAAATAGAGCTTCACTTGCGGGTACCTTTCACATATATCGGTAATGACATCTTGGAATTGTTTAACAGTTAATTTACCAGAATTATCTTTGTCCGTCTTACTGAATATTACCGCTATGTCTTCCTAAGATCAGAAAGCAATAACAAAAGAACATAATTAGCTGATGTATAAAAAATTTATATTATTCTTAAAAGTTCCACCTGATCACAGTTAATTGGTTAAGTATGGGTCTAATCTAAGCAGTCTGATAATATTTCACATTTTCTTTGCAGCATTTTGAAGTTACCATAAAGGCGTAAACCGAGAAAATCATATGCTTGGTGAAGTTTGTTAATTAATTTGCAATATTCATAGCACAGGAAAATGGAAATAAGCTAAAAGGTAGCCCAATACCATGATTCTTCGCTGATTAATAGATGCACAATCACCAAGGGCATAAATGCAATCACTTCCCTGGACTCGTAGCCACTCATCAGTTGCTAAAACACGCCTGGTTGTCTGAGATAAGTATGTCCATTAGTTCCTGAATCAGAAGATACTCATAGCAAAAACATCAAGGAAAAAGCTGGACGTTGTAGAGCACATACCTGACCAATCTGCTGCATGAATTCAGAAATCAAAGGTCGGGTTCCGATACCAGTTGACCAGACAGCCATTCCGTAAGGTACTGAAGATACCTCTCCACTTGACCTTTCTTTTGTACGAATGGCATTATTAGTTACTTCCACGACCATAGACCCGGTCTTCAGATCAATACCATCTCTCTTGAACTTCTCTTCAGCAAAAGCAGTGATTCTCTTGTCAAACCTGCAAaatcagaaataaaaaaaaacaatttaagTAATCTGCTGTCAGATATTTTTCCACCATATACTCTAAACTAAATAGATGTCTAATCGATACACCATTGTAGGATATACAAGTATCTCCTAAGCTTTCTTACATGGTCAAAATGTGATCCCCTGCCTCAAGAAGTGtgattttcacaaaatctttaaCTTTAGGGTATAATCTGCTTATATCTTCCTTGACGAAGTCATGAAGCGATGCAGCAAACTCCACACCTGTTGGACCACCTCCAACAACTACAAAATGAAggtgcttcttcttctcttcctcacTTATATTGGGAAGGCTGGCTTTTTcgaaacaatcaatcacactcCTGCGGATTCTCTGAGCATCCTCTACTTCCTGCATGAAGATTTACTTGGTTTGTTTCTTCAAAATACACTTTTAGAACCACATGTTCCAAAAACATCTCAAAATGATAACTTTAAGTCCAATATTGTAGAAGTGACAAATCAACAAGCTCTAAGTCTTATATCCGAAAAAGTTAAAGAGACATGGTGGCATTAGATTTACCTTCAAAAAGTGGCAGTTCTCCTCAACACCCGGAGTGTTGAACGTATTTACACGAGCTCCCACTGCTACAATCAAGTAGTCATAATCCATAATAATTTCTTCCTTGTCTTTTGATTCTGACTTTTGAACAGGCCGACAGTGtaccttcttttcttttgcatcaATCTTAAAACATTCAGCTTCCCAAAATGTAGCTGACTCTCCCCCCTGGAATCAAATAAAATCAAGGAAATCAGTATTTACCTCCTGATGGCAGTTAAGCTGCAAAATGTTGAAGGCAACAAATTAAGAATATTGGTAATCTAATGTGACATACAAAAGAATGGATCAAAATTGCTGTAAGTCATTTACCCGCTTAATAATGTTGCGAATTGGCTCGACAATACTGCGTGCTTCCACTGTGCCACATGTGACACTTGGTAATAATGGGGTGAACGCAAAATAGTTACGAGGTGCCACCACCTGAACATCATAGGAGGCTAAATCAAGATTCTTCAAGTAACTCGAGGCTCCCCATCCAGTTCCAAGCACTacaattcttttctttttggactctGAATCGCCAGTCACATGATGGGACGACGAGTTTGAACTAGAGTAGGCCAGAAGACTACCACCACTGTAATGACAAGTCAAAGTAAAAATGAGATGGTAGAATAGAGCGAACTAAGGTAGTCACACGTATCCAGCTATATCTTCTACCAGTTAACTAGTCAATGTTATTCTAATCTACAAGCTCTTAACCCGGTGCATATGCACCGGCATGCATCAATTGTATGTTAAGACAAATCTCATTTTATTATGCAGTTTAGTACTTTTGAACTTCaatctctttttgattttttaataaGTTTTGAACTTCAAAACTTATTCATGCATTCGGTGAAATTGCTGTGTTGATAAATCTACTGCCTGGATAACTAGTTTTCGAGGATGGACCATGACTTTTTAACTCACTACAAAACCAATAACTAGGTACCTAACTATATATTTTTAGTCTCCTTTGATTTCCGTAATTCCTTCAACGAGTAACTAAGAGCAAGATATGCAATCTACTACCTAAAAAACATACACAACACAACAATGAAATGCCTGGAGTCTCTGGACTAACGTGCTGtttattgttgcaagattccaacattgGAATGCCTGGAGTCTGGACTCCTGATGCATCTCTACCCAAGATTAATATGGACCTTCCACTCAGACTGATGCAATTGAGGTTTTGCATCCGTCTCAGTTTCAATGAGCAACACACATGCAATCGATGTCAACATGTATATTTTTCATCCATTAACCTATTTTTTTACAGGCACCTAATTGATCATAATCAACTTTAAAAGGGTATTTGGATACACCTCTAAGACtagaaacaaaaaatatatatatatacggaagcgacttatttattttttaaatttctgACTTCTGACGACTACTTTTACGATCTATTCTAAACTTCTGAATCGCTAGTACGATTCAGAAGTTTAATGAAACCCCAAAACTAATATATATTCGTATAACCAATATTACCACAACAAGAAAAATAGTACGATGAGAAAAAATCTTcaaatctaaaaaacaaaaaaacaaacaaacgaaGATGGATTGAAAGTTAGTATTGATCGTAGAGAACCTGACTGCGGCTACAACAAGTATCTTGAAATAACGAGGATGATCTTTATAAAATCGAGAACCTTTCTCAACGAATGATGATAAGATTCTCATTGTTTTAGATCCTTTGAGCTACAAATCCAAAGAACTTTCAGATCCTTTGAGGTACAAATCCAAAGAACCTTCGAGAGAACCCTATATGTAGTTTTTTTTGTGTAACTGAACTACGGCGCAATGCCTTTTAAGAAGACAAAAGCTGGTGGTGCCTTGTTCTTATTTATGACACGATCATAAGATGGATTCTTTCTCTTTTTAGTTTTCAATATTTTAAGGAAGAGAATAAGGAACGGACAAAAATGGAGATCTCCTTTCTGTTTTATAGGACACAAGCAAGTAAAGAAATGACACAAGTGTTACCCTTATAAGGGAACTTTGAAAGAGATTTGGAAGAAAATGCGTTTGACTTTTGCGTAAATTTCTGAAATTTTCTAATTGAGCTTGGACCGTTGATTTAAGTATGTTAGCTATCAAATATTTCTCGTCCGTCGGATTCGGATCTTATAAAATCTTCCCGTCTTTCACTTTCTTGTTTCTTCACCTTTTCTCTTCTGTTTCACAATTAGTTCTACGAATGATTCAAGAATAACAAGAAATATGTAGTGAGCTTTAGACCTGGAGCTCAACCAAGATTGTGTTCGTCGCATACTCGATCTTTTCTGGTACATTTTTCTTCCATTTATTATGGAATATTTTGTTgtttaatctttctctatttttCCTCCATTTTTGCAGAGTAATCTTTCTACACCATAACCTCTTAGAAATTTCAGCAATAGGGGTTTAGGTGCTGCATTGATCTTTTGCAGTCGGACTCAAACTTGTTGACATCCAAGTCTTAATTCAGCATTCTCTTTTAACAATTTTTTGTTTATGTGTTGTGCTTTTGTATGGCAAGAAATTGGTAATGCATTCATGCCAGCGACTTCTTCACTGTGGATTCATTCCTTCTTGGGAATACCAATATGGGTGCATTACATGTAAACTTAACTGCTTAAGACGACATATATTAGCCGAAGACGACAACCGGACTATTGCTGCAACAGCATCAAGAACTATTAAGAGCTAAAGAATGAGCTTAAGAAAGTCTGTTTTTTGTTGCAAGTATTTAGAAGTTTACCAAAGTAATGGCTTAACTGTTTAGGTCTATGTCTACTGTTACTGTTAATGTAGTAACGATGGTCCAATTGAAAGTGTACCCCCCTGCGTAATGATTTTGTTAATTAGCCTGTCATAAGTTCCAATATATACCACGCCAATTTTCATGCTCTATCTTTATGATGTATTGACATGACATTCATATATGTTGAGTATTGAAgacttaatttcagttcacaaactgaaggtacgcgtacccagtaCGTGTACCATAAAATTCAGGAACTCGTGAACCGAGAAGGGTACGCATACCAGGTATGGGTACCAAAAAGTTCCTGGATTTGTGAACCAAAGGAgggtacatgtacccagtacgtGTACCGGCGTAACTTGATTCACAAATGACTTTTGGGTCGGTATACTTCCTACTTTGTATTAGTCTTTTGGGAAGGGTTTTCCTAACCGATTAGGATTCTTCGGGACATGTTTgtaacttatataaataggttattAGGCCATGTAGAGAGTTATAAAAAAAACGAAAGGAACGATTAAGAGGTTGGTGAGATATTTCTTCCATAACTTTTAGCATtttgggaaaaatatacatctacaactggagtttTACAACTCTTTActaaacatc encodes:
- the LOC113353777 gene encoding external alternative NAD(P)H-ubiquinone oxidoreductase B3, mitochondrial-like, producing MRILSSFVEKGSRFYKDHPRYFKILVVAAVSGGSLLAYSSSNSSSHHVTGDSESKKKRIVVLGTGWGASSYLKNLDLASYDVQVVAPRNYFAFTPLLPSVTCGTVEARSIVEPIRNIIKRGGESATFWEAECFKIDAKEKKVHCRPVQKSESKDKEEIIMDYDYLIVAVGARVNTFNTPGVEENCHFLKEVEDAQRIRRSVIDCFEKASLPNISEEEKKKHLHFVVVGGGPTGVEFAASLHDFVKEDISRLYPKVKDFVKITLLEAGDHILTMFDKRITAFAEEKFKRDGIDLKTGSMVVEVTNNAIRTKERSSGEVSSVPYGMAVWSTGIGTRPLISEFMQQIGQTTRRVLATDEWLRVQGSDCIYALGDCASINQRRIMEDIAVIFSKTDKDNSGKLTVKQFQDVITDICERYPQVKLYLKNKKLKGISDLLKDSEGKNNSTELDIEKFKSALSQVDSEMKMLPATGQVAAQEGVYLANCFNQMAEREKNPVGPPRIRGEGRHRFHPFRYKHLGQFAPLGGEQTAAQLPGDWVSIGHSSQWLWYSVYASKQVSWRTRTMVVSDWMRRFIFGRDSSRI